The following coding sequences lie in one Cyanobacterium sp. Dongsha4 genomic window:
- a CDS encoding excalibur calcium-binding domain-containing protein yields MIKLFITTLLLITLFVSPIFAEESKKPSDSDKPEKELPECVKTDCNCSDFKTQEEAQRVLDAFPSDPYKLDQDKDGVACENLP; encoded by the coding sequence ATGATTAAACTATTTATTACTACTTTATTACTCATTACTTTATTTGTTAGTCCTATCTTTGCCGAAGAAAGTAAAAAACCATCAGACTCTGACAAACCAGAAAAGGAATTACCAGAATGTGTGAAAACTGATTGTAATTGCTCTGATTTTAAAACTCAGGAAGAAGCTCAGAGAGTCCTCGATGCTTTCCCCAGTGACCCCTACAAACTAGACCAAGATAAAGATGGGGTTGCTTGTGAGAATTTACCATAA
- a CDS encoding SDR family oxidoreductase — MTKTIVITGVSKGLGRALTEKFISLGHTIIGCSRSQDAIELLQQQYPQHYFKVVDVADNEQVKAWVESFVNVPDLVINNAAIINYPAPLWEISAEDFSYLIDVNIKGTANVIRFVVPLMLKQKQGVIVNFSSGWGRSISPEVAPYCASKWAIEGLTQALAQELPSGMATVALNPGIIHTDMLDICFGDEAKYYTPINEWVKQAVPFLLKLSAKNNGQSLTVS, encoded by the coding sequence ATGACAAAAACAATAGTTATTACAGGAGTGAGTAAAGGATTAGGGAGAGCTTTAACAGAGAAGTTTATCAGTCTCGGTCATACTATTATCGGTTGTTCCCGTTCTCAAGATGCCATTGAACTTTTACAGCAACAATATCCTCAACATTATTTTAAGGTTGTTGATGTAGCGGATAATGAACAGGTAAAAGCATGGGTAGAATCTTTTGTTAATGTTCCAGACTTAGTTATTAATAATGCGGCGATTATTAATTATCCTGCTCCGTTATGGGAGATTAGTGCTGAAGATTTTTCCTATCTTATCGATGTCAATATCAAGGGTACGGCTAATGTTATTCGTTTTGTTGTACCTTTAATGCTCAAGCAAAAACAAGGGGTTATTGTTAATTTTAGTTCTGGTTGGGGGCGATCAATCTCTCCCGAAGTAGCACCCTATTGTGCGTCTAAATGGGCAATAGAAGGATTAACCCAAGCATTAGCTCAGGAATTACCGTCTGGTATGGCAACGGTTGCTCTTAATCCCGGTATTATTCATACGGATATGTTAGATATTTGTTTTGGGGATGAAGCAAAGTATTATACCCCGATTAACGAATGGGTAAAACAGGCAGTACCATTTTTACTAAAATTGTCGGCAAAAAATAATGGACAGTCATTAACCGTTAGTTAA